The DNA region CGCGGCGAAGTACAAAGAGTTCTACGAGCGCTTCTCCCGCTTCATCAAGGAAGGTCTGGTCACCGATTACACCCATAAGGATGCGTTGGCCAAACTGCTGCGCGCCGAGTCGTCGATGCACGATGCTGGCGAGCTCACCTCGTTGGCGGACTACGTTACCCGCATGAAGGACGGGCAGGAGGAGATTTACTACCAGAATGGCACATCTCGTGATGTGATCGAGGCTGGCCCATATGTGGAAGGTTTCAAAGCACGGGGTGTCGAGGTGCTCTACTTCTACGAGCCGATCGACGAGTACGTGCTCAACCAGCTCACCGAGTTCGACGGCAAGAAGCTGGTTTCCGTCGCACGCGCCGATGCGAAGGTTGATGACATCGATCCGACCACGGCCGACGAACGCGAAGCTTTGAGTGATGAGGATTTGAAGTCGCTCAGCGAGTGGCTCAAGGAGACTCTTGGCGACAAGGTGACCGAAGTGCGCGGAGGAAAGCGTCTCGTCAATAGTCCAGCCGCGGCCATGAGTCCGCAGGATGAAATCAGTCCGCAAATGCGCCAGATGTTCAAAGCCATGGGGCAGGATGCTCCAGAGGGCGGCAAGGTTGAGCTCGAGCTCAACCCTCGACACGATCTGGTCAAGAAGCTCAACGCGGCACGCGATGCGAAGCCAGAGCTCGCCAAGCTCCTCGGTGAGCAACTGCTCGACCAGTCCCTGCTCTCTGCTGGCTTGCTCGAAGACCAGCGCGCCCTGGTGGAGCGCGGCCTGAAGATCATGGAAGCCGCACTCGACTAAGCCGACCGGCTATCGTGTGAACGATTATCAATCCGCCCGCGCCGTGATTCCTCACGGGGCGGGCGGATTTTTTGTGGTCGAGTGGCACGATCTTCCGTGATCGCTCAATGCCGTCAGGGAAGCGGACGGGGCAAATAGCGCCCTGAGCGGACGCTAGAGCACCGCGTCGGCGGGACGTTGACGGGCGGTGTTGATATTGAAGAAGATATCGACGTAGTCGGTGACTCCGAAAGGATTGTTCATATTGGCGAGGCGCCAGTATCCGCGACGTGTGTTGGCGAGGAAACGTTGTGGGCCGCTGCGGGTGAACGGTTTCCCGTCGTTGATGTGATAGACCTTGGTCGTGATGTCGCCGACGAAGGTGAACCCAGTGGCGTCAATCTGGCTAATGCGCCCGTTGATTTTCAGAAAGTCTCCGTTGATACGGGACTGCTGACGTCCGCTGATCCAATAGGTTTTGTTAATGTTCCGGACCTCGGCAACGCCGAAGTGATCCCAACTGATCCACTGCAGGGCCATCGGTCGCTTTCCTTCGAGGGCGCGAGCGGCCTCCTTGTGGGCAACCACGGTTGGCGGCCCGCTCGGGCGGGATCCGGTGGACGAGCAGGACGCAGCGATCAGGATGAGCGCGGCACTGGCGGTAATGCGGGTGATGTGACGGAGAAGCATGTAGTGGAGGACGTGTATCGACGCTTGATTCATGAGCGTGAAGCGCATAGATTGCCGCCGTAATCCGGTTGCCACGGAGACGGGTGAACCGACTCCATCAAAACCGGCAATCCACGCGAAAACTCATGAGTGAAAAGAATCCCAAAATCGTTTGTTATTTGAAAACCTTCTGCGGATGGAGTGAAGGCGTGCGCGCGATTATGCGCAAGTACGATCTTCAGTACGAAGAGAAGGATATTATTAAGAACCCGGCCCTGCGTTGGGAGATGGAGCAAAAGAGTGGTCAGCCGTTGAGCCCATGTGTGGAAGTCGATGGCAACATGCTTGCCGACGTCAGCGGCGAAGAGGTGGAGGCGTGGATGATCGAAAATGGCTATCTTCAGAAGAGCGAAGAGAAGCCGGACGCGCCAATCGACAGTGCTTGCACCGACGAGCAGCACGCAGCGATGGAGCGCGGCGAACTGCCACCATTACCAAAAGGTGGGTCGATCAAGTTCATCGATTAATCGCGGTTTGCGGCCCCGTGTGAGCGGGGCAATCCGTTGAGAAATCAATCACCCCGTCATGGTTGCGCGATGCGTCCGTGGCGGGGTGATTTTTTTGGGCGGTGAGGTTACCATTATCGCGATCGGCACCCAGTCGGAGAGAATCGATTCCAATCGCACGGAGGAGCGAAGTCTTACACCTCGTGAGGGATGTCGAGCTTCTCCTCCAGGCGGTTCTGGACGTCGCGCAGTTTGGTTTCGTTGGTGATTTTGTCGCCGTTAGGTTCAGTGATGTAGAACGTATCGATCGCGGCACCGCGGGTGGTGTTGATGCGGGCGTGGGCGACTTCGCATTTCATCTCACCAAAGACGGTGAAGATATCCGTGAGCAGAGCCAGTCGGTCGAGCGCTTGGATTTCCACGAAAGTCGTGTTGGGGTCCACCTTGTTCGAGATCAGGACGCGTTGAGGGAATTGCGGTAGGTCCTGCTTTCGTTTGAGTTGCCGTTGCTCGCCGAGCGCAATGAACTTCGCCATGTCGATCTGATCGGCAGAGAAGACCTGGTTCATCAACTTCTCGAACTCCTTGAGTGTTCTCTCATTGGTCACCGGGCCGAGGTTGGTGGTGCACACCCGGAAGAGATCGAGCGCCAGTCCGTCTTTGCGGGTGTAGATGTCCGCGGCTAGAATGTTGAGGTTGAGCGCGGAGAGGCAGGCTGCGATTCGGGCCAGAAGGTTTTCCCGGTTCCAGCTGCAG from Sulfuriroseicoccus oceanibius includes:
- a CDS encoding glutaredoxin family protein; amino-acid sequence: MSEKNPKIVCYLKTFCGWSEGVRAIMRKYDLQYEEKDIIKNPALRWEMEQKSGQPLSPCVEVDGNMLADVSGEEVEAWMIENGYLQKSEEKPDAPIDSACTDEQHAAMERGELPPLPKGGSIKFID